The Vitis vinifera cultivar Pinot Noir 40024 chromosome 8, ASM3070453v1 genome segment CATTCTTCCACTCCTTCCCAAACCCTATAGGACTTGTGAGGGATTCCCAAAGGTAGGCCTAAATAGGTAGTAGGAAGAGCACCCACCTTACAACCTAAAATCCCAACAAGCTCCTCCAAGTTAGAAACATCTCCAACAAGGATCAACTCACTTTTCCCTAGGTTGATCTTTAGCCTTGATATCGCTTCCAACCACATGAAGATCCAATGCAAGTACTCCAAGTTCTCCTTGATAGCATCACAAAGAATGAGTGTGTCATCTGCAAATAACAAGTGAGAAACCTCCACCCCCAATCCATTTCTACCCCTTACTATGTAGCCATCAATAAAACCCCTTTCTTTTGCCCTTAGCAGAATGCAAGGGAGAGTTTCTATTGCCAAAAAAGAGATACGGGGAcaaagggtctccttgtctcaaccCCTCAGAGCTTTGGAAGAAACTTAAAGTGGATCCATTTACCAAGACTAAGAAGCGTGTTGTAGAGATACACCATTTAATCCAATTAATCCACTTTGATCTAAAGCTTATTTTCTCCAACAAAACTCCAATCaacatggtcataagccttttcaatgTCTAGCTTGCAAATGATTCCTCTCAAGTTACCTTTAATTCTAGAGTCAATGACCTCATTTGCTATCAAAACAACATCCAAGATTTGCCCACCAACAAAATCTTCTTCCCTTTGGACCACAATTATCCACTTTTTGCACCCAAACTGTATCTCAATCTTCATGGCATCAAGTGTCCTCCTAATGATTGTGCATATTAACCAAATGAAAGAACAAAAAGCAAGAATTTTTGCCTCATCAAATTGCTGCTCACTTCACTCAAAATCACAATGTTACTTGTTAGATTAATGCTTGTACATCTAGAAAACACCAGATATCTGTTGGGTCTTTGAACCTAAAAATAGGCTACCTTATTGGGCTGCTAGCATAACAAGCAAAAGGGTTTTGGTAATCCATTATAGATGATACAGAAATCTGCTATATGCATTTTAAGTTTTGGGCTTATTGCCAAGTGGCAGAAAATCACACAGGGTAATGCCTCAGATTTAGATCTAGATGCTTAAAGGATGTACTGCCTTGATAAGCTACCATAATCAGAAATGATTAAGAATAACAAAGAGAAGTAGAAAGAAACAGGAACAGAAAATTGGATCCTCtaaatttgagaaaagaaaaagggcatACCTATGGCATTAAGACCGCCCCAATATACTGAAAGACGTTCTGGTCTGGGAGGGAGTTTCTGAGAATCCGATCTTGAAGTGCCTAATATTATACAGTTCCTGAGTGGTTTGTTCCATGATGTCCCAGAATCATAATCAGGATCACATACATTAAACAGATTCTGATCCGCATTGTGCAACAAGCATGGCTGATTTTCTTGTTTAATCCATATTGCTGTCTGAACTTTCCGAGCTATGAGTTTCCAGCACATTGCTGAAGTCAGATTCACCAACTTGTCCCATATAATTGGGAAATCTTTATCCTTTCTGTATGCTGGTGGAGCCGAATAGACAAAATACCCATTATATCGCAGAAGGCGATCAAGTTCTTTCAGTAAAATACCATCTGcaggagaaaaaaaagtgtaaaaCAGAAGGGCCAAACATGATTGAGGATACAAGACATGTGCCATAAGGACTTAACCCAGCAAATTCTGAGACCTGGTAAGGCCAAAGGAAGTTTTCACCAGAATAAGAATACAGTAATGTTAAATTACAAAAGCAGAAACATTTCCTACACCATATCAGCAAAGGAATAGCAAGCCAAGAAGTAAATAAGCCTCTTCCGATTATCCAAAAGTACCAAAGTTCATGGGGTTACTGCAAACCCCCCTATAAGGGCAGTGAATCATCAATTGATTAACTAAATCAATTACAATAGAGTGAACTATGTTGAAGGCAAAATAGTGATAGAAAGATGCATCACTAATAACAAACCACACAAGATGGTAGGAAATAAGAGATGAACTCttatgaaatattatttaaaaaccaaatccCCCAATACAATCAAATCTATCCCCATTTACAGGCCCAAAAATAACAAGACTAAATAAACTCAGAACTGCTGAGAAAATACTAACCAAATCCTAGAGAAACTAAAACACTAACAGTAGCACCCACATAAAAATTACAATTCAAAATCTTCTTTCCTGAACAATAAACATATAGAACATATCTAAGAACCTCCCACTTTCCATACATGCCTATCTCCTGTGGCAGGAGAGATTGAGGCTAGTGCAGGTGTACCCATGATACATCTACCAAAGGTTGATCTCAAGTAGAGTGCCTGTGTACCAAATTTTAGTGCCGAAAGACCTCttctccttttttccttttttgttttttccctttctaAGGAGTGCAGCAAGATAATTCAGAAATTTATTGTTCCCATGTCAATAAAAACGTATATAAACATTTAATATAGTGAAACTAACCATTCTCATGCCAATCAACACGACACCTGGAACAGTGAACCATTTCAAAAGAATTAGAGGGATATGGTAGCTGTTTGGTGGATATAGCCGAAATCATTGCACCAATTCCTCGCTCTAAAGcaaattgaatttgattctCATGACCATCTTTGGGAGCAAAAGACATTGTTTGTATGTCAAGGGGAAGTAGATAAGCTGAGAAGCTGGCAACTCCACAACCAACATCTAGAACTTGAAATACCCCTGCGGATCGTAGATCACCGGTTTCATTGGTTGTCATATTTCCTAACCTGCATTCACAATAAAGTTTGGACAATTTAACAAAAGTGATTCCCTAacatttatttttgagaaaaaaagcCAACGGAATCTTATTACAGAACTAATAGAGTAAAGCATCACTTCTCCACCAAAAAACCAAGTTAGCAACGGCTCAAGTAAACAATTAGCCAAGCCCCCAATTGCCCTCACATATGCTagcaaaattgaaaataaaatatcaccATCAGGACTTAAGGCCAATTTTGCATCTcatatttttatgttctttCTCCACAAACAAAACACTCATCTACAGACTCCACATACATCGGAAGATAAAGATAGATTTTGCAGATGCATGCATTTGTGGATATTCATGGACATTGAtgaaaaaaaagcaaaaaaaaaaaaaaaaatagaggctATTCGAGAAAACAAACCCAGCACATGTACCTCTGAATATACTCAGGAGCTCCATGCTTGAAATGAGTACCGCCACCAGGGAACCACCAGAGCTGATTCATCTCATGAACCCAATTCTGCCCTCCTTTAACCTCCGCAAGATGCGTATGATTCACATTACTCCGCCACACATAGTCTCTGCTGCTCGGCCATCTTATGGGTATCTTATAATCCTGGGGCGGAGGTACCAAGCAAAATAATCGCTTCTCAAGCGGAGGGCAGTGCCTCTCCAGCTCTTCCCTCTTGGAAAGATCCAAACTTGAACGCAACGTATTAACGTAAGACACATCATGGCAAGGTATATACTCATTGAACTCCAATGGACATACATCCACCCCAAATTCCGATATCAAAAGCGGCGTCTTCCTATAAGTAAGAGCAACCCTGTTGGTAAATCTCGAAGACCCTGCAACAACACAAGCCAGATCCAATCAAACAACCCAAACCCATAAAAAACAGAGCGCCCCCAAACCCAACCAAACCAAACAGCAAAACGTACCAGATGAAGAAGGGGAAgaggaagaataaaaagaagaattgGAGGTGGATTGAGGAACGTAGATGGGGGAATTGTTGCCGAAGAAAGTGCCGGAGTAGAAGGCGCCGAACATGAGAAGCAAAGCCACCAATATGAGCTGGCCAGATTTCAAATCGAACGCCGCTGACAGCATCGTTTCTTCTGCCTATTCTCAGCCCACCTTTTTCTCACAGCAATGGCGGCACCAACATTGGTTTTCTGGAGATCAGCTGCTTTGTGTGAGAGAAGACAGCACAGAGATGAGTGAAACGAAAGTGGTGAAGCCATTGTGGgctaattatattaaattaacagCTACTCTTAATTCACAAGCAGATGCCTCCTTTTTCCcttcttaattatattaaattactaaTTATGAGCTCAGACATATACCGTGGttggaattaattaattaaattaattgactAAAAGGGATAAAAGTAGCATGTACccgtatttttttttttcttgaaaaacaacttattttttatataaatattttttgataaattaattatttacatatatatttgaaaaaaaataagtatatttttatccaaaataaataCTTTTCAAGGTTAAAAAAGTTAAGGATGTCAATATAACAAATgaatttgaataaatattaaataaatatatttttattttaataaataacataatttaattatattctaaactaaaataaattattttaactttcaaatttgtttaataagaaattaataagaattgtcccaaggaaagaaaatgaaatatattaaattttaagaactctactagtattaaatattatattaattaataactGAGAAGTCACACACcaagaaaaaagaagggaagATGTAGCACAAAAGATGGGTGTAGACCCCCACTTTGGGGGGTAATTGTTGTAGCAAATTTTGCCAGGTGGAGCAGCTTTAGGAGGCCGCGTGGTGCCTCTTGACAGGCTGCTGAAGGATCAAGTAGTGGATTTGAGAGGCAAAGGTGGTGACACCTGTAAAGTGATTCTTCAGGCAGTTATGAGATATTTTTGAGGACTGCCAGCTGCATGGAGGTGTCGGGTGAGGCTGGCAACTGCAGGGGAGTGGGGACAGAGGCTCGGCCGTTAGAGATATTTGGAGAGAGAGTTTTTTTCAGGAGAGGTGGTGCTTTTTTTTTGAGGAGGGGGGATTTTGGAGGGAAGCAAAGGAGAGAGTTTAGGGAGCTTCTGGATATAAGTTTTTTTAGAGGAAGGGGCAACAAGGGGGTTTTCTGAAGATAAGGAGAGAGACAAATACTCCAAAGGCGACATAGGTATGTTTTTCCATGGGTTTGTTTTTGTGTCCAGGTCATTTGTTTGATGCTTTCTGGATGtagtaaatttctttttgatGGCGAAGCTAGCTTGTACTCACCTTGTGTTTTGTTTCTAATCTATTTTCTAAAAGTTGGTTTGATTTTTTCTCTCTGTGAGTTTGTTGGTCACTGCGAACTTATTCTCTTTATGAAATCCATTTGAAAATCATCTTGACCACCCCCCGCATCTGAGCCCATTGATAAATACATGAAATGAGGCTTGGATGGGTTGATTTTGCTTCCTTTTATCCTTGATCTGTTTTTGCTGTTCATCCCCTGTTCTTGGTATCCACACGTATTTTGCATCAGATCTTCCATTTTCGTCTGAAGGGGAAGGGTATCACAAGAGATTGGTTCTCAGTCATCGGCTATTAAAATGGGAGAGTTTGAGGGAAAACAACATAAGATGTAATGACAGCATAAAAAGAGAAAGTAATTGTGAGGAGGGGTTTTCTTAAGATGGAAAGTTTGCTGCACTCAAGCTGTAATTGACTCGCGCGTGTCACTGTACTACTGGATCCTCAAGATTTCTCCAAATAAGGGTGTCTCTATCAGTGCTTGGTATTGAGAAAGAAATAAAGCAAGCAAAGATGTCCTCAAACGACGCCGGCGGCGAAACACCTCCGTCACCTCAGCAATCATTTCCATCTGCTGCTGCCCTAAGCTTCATTTTTCATCAACAAGAACATGATCCAGCTTCTGTTCATCGTCACCTTTGCCGAAATGGTTCTTATCATGATCTCCTTCAAAAATCCCTCTCCTAAAGCTGGTCATCATGTCCTTGGATCGGGTTAAGCGTGGGAGAGGTCCCATCATGACCAAGAAGTTTGCTGGTACTGTCTTTATGGTGTTTATGTCCAGGCGTTAGTTGTGCAATGTAAAGGTTTGAAATAAGATATATTGAAGAAcgaacaaaaagaaagaaagagtatGATCAAGACCCAGAAGCAGGAGATAATGTCACGGGTAATATCCAGGTTTTTTTTGTCAGTGCTGCCCATTCAGAAAGGAGGAGCTCAAGACTGTTGGAGTAACGTTTGAATATGACGAAGCCATTGAGTTTATGGGGAGGCACCTCATGTCCCTTGCAGCTTTCTCTGCATTGACTAAATCCCGTCATCCATATCCACCTTGTCCATTAGTGTGCCTACTACCCAACTCATCTCTCCATTCCTCGTGCCCATCTCCTACAATTTATCTATCTTAATTTCACCACCACCCGTCCATTTCTCCCACTACCCGGTTCCCTAAAGGTACTCATATATGCCAAACCTTTTACGCCCGTATTTCACACCATGTAGCCTGCATGAGGAGTTTGTGGAAGTTTCAGCTGTTGGCATTGACGAGAACGTGATTGGACAGTTTGGTATAGGATTCTACTTGGCTTACTTGGTGTTTGAGAAGGCGATCGTCACTATCAAGCACAATGATGATGAAGGGTATATCTGGAAGTCACAGGATTGGAAAGACCACTGAGAAGgaaatttttgaagaagaaaatcaaggaaGCTTCATGTGAGTGGTCCTTGG includes the following:
- the LOC100252113 gene encoding probable methyltransferase PMT7; this encodes MLSAAFDLKSGQLILVALLLMFGAFYSGTFFGNNSPIYVPQSTSNSSFYSSSSPSSSGSSRFTNRVALTYRKTPLLISEFGVDVCPLEFNEYIPCHDVSYVNTLRSSLDLSKREELERHCPPLEKRLFCLVPPPQDYKIPIRWPSSRDYVWRSNVNHTHLAEVKGGQNWVHEMNQLWWFPGGGTHFKHGAPEYIQRLGNMTTNETGDLRSAGVFQVLDVGCGVASFSAYLLPLDIQTMSFAPKDGHENQIQFALERGIGAMISAISTKQLPYPSNSFEMVHCSRCRVDWHENDGILLKELDRLLRYNGYFVYSAPPAYRKDKDFPIIWDKLVNLTSAMCWKLIARKVQTAIWIKQENQPCLLHNADQNLFNVCDPDYDSGTSWNKPLRNCIILGTSRSDSQKLPPRPERLSVYWGGLNAIGIDQERFISDTIFWQDQVSHYYRLMNVNKTDIRNVMDMNALIGGFAVALNTFPVWVMNVVPASMNNSLSAIYDRGLIGSFHDWCEPFSTYPRTYDLLHANHLFSHYQNHGEGCLLEDIMLEMDRILRPQGFIIIRDNEQITSRIRDIAPKFLWEVESHLLENEQKKMDSVLIARKKFWAIV